One window from the genome of Yarrowia lipolytica chromosome 1B, complete sequence encodes:
- a CDS encoding uncharacterized protein (Compare to YALI0B07425g, similar to uniprot|P79003 Saccharomyces pastorianus RER1 protein (Retention of ER proteins 1)) codes for MDEPSSSPLDIVSVRFRRALQVYQHYVDKCVPHKMNRWVAFGVLLTLFMVRIIMAQGWYVVCYTLGIYLLNLFLAFLQPKFDPSLKSDLEMEDAEEGQLPTEEPEASSSSEEFKPFIRRLPEFKFWHSATRATVISLVCSFIPAFDIPVFWPILLIYFFILFSLTMKKQIQHMIKYRYLPFDIGKKTYK; via the coding sequence ATGGACGAACCAAGCTCCTCGCCACTAGACATTGTCTCGGTGCGTTTCCGACGCGCGCTGCAGGTGTACCAGCACTACGTCGACAAGTGTGTGCCTCACAAAATGAACCGATGGGTGGCGTTTGGCGTGTTGCTAACGCTGTTCATGGTGCGGATCATCATGGCACAGGGCTGGTACGTGGTCTGCTACACGCTGGGCATCTACCTGCTCAATCTGTTTCTGGCCTTTTTGCAGCCCAAGTTTGATCCTTCTCTGAAAAGcgatctggagatggaggacgCTGAGGAGGGCCAATTACCAACCGAGGAGCCTGAggcctcgtcgtcgtcggaagAGTTCAAGCCCTTCATTCGACGGTTGCCCGAGTTCAAGTTCTGGCACTCTGCGACCCGGGCCACTGTCATTTCGCTCGTGTGCTCCTTCATTCCGGCGTTTGACATTCCCGTCTTCTGGCCCATTCTGCTCATCTACTTCTTCATTCTCTTTTCGCTGACCATGAAGAAGCAGATCCAGCACATGATTAAGTACAGATACCTGCCATTTGATATTGGTAAGAAGACCTACAAATAG
- a CDS encoding uncharacterized protein (Compare to YALI0B07447g, similar to uniprot|P06208 Saccharomyces cerevisiae YNL104C 2-isopropylmalate synthase (EC 4.1.3.12) (Alpha- isopropylmalate synthase) (Alpha-IPM synthetase)), which yields MTHFHIYIPQSFLAPVVTDPRKTTAHHTMPYLADPSTKYKPFPPINLPNRQWPSKTLQKPPRWLSTDLRDGNQSLPDPMTMAEKKEYFQKIVDIGYKEIEVAFPSASQVDFDFTRFACDTAPEDVWIQVLAPCREDLITRTVESVKGANKAIIHIYLATSKCFRDIVFNHSREEALAKAVACAKHVRALTKDSDDPECKKTTWGFEFSPETFSDTDVDYAIEVCEAVKAAWGPSEENPIIFNLPATVEMATPNIYADQIEYFATNISEREKICISLHPHNDRGCAVAAAELGQMAGADRVEGCLFGNGERTGNVDLVTLGLNLYTQGVHPKIDFSDITSIIDIVERCNKIPVHPRAPYGGQLVVCAFSGSHQDAIKKGFARIEDVKDEVAEGKRQWQIPYLPLDPKDIGRTYEAVIRVNSQSGKGGAAWIILRSLELDLPRGLQVAFSKVVQKEAEVVGQELSAQQLVDLFEREYGVFEEQQGKYQLDDFEVTNKSKEERELTGALTVEGKRVELKGTGNGPISSFLDAIKNAFGYNLEVLNYHEHSIGKGSKTKAATYIELAYEEDGKTSKRWGVGIDEDVSQASIHAILSAMNAISESYKK from the coding sequence ATGACACATTttcatatatatataccacAGTCTTTTCTGGCACCTGTCGTGACCGACCCCCGAAAGACAACCGCACATCACACTATGCCCTACCTGGCCGATCCCTCCACCAAATACAAGCCGTTCCCCCCGATCAATCTGCCCAACCGGCAGTGGCCGTCGAAAACGCTGCAGAAGCCCCCGCGGTGGCTGTCGACGGACCTGCGGGACGGCAACCAGTCGCTGCCGGATCCCATGACCATggcggagaagaaggagtactTCCAGAAGATTGTCGACATTGGCTACAAGGAGATCGAGGTGGCGTTCCCGTCCGCCTCGCAGGTGGACTTTGACTTCACCCGCTTTGCCTGCGACACCGCCCCCGAAGACGTGTGGATCCAGGTGCTGGCTCCGTGCCGAGAGGATCTCATCACCCGAACCGTCGAGTCCGTCAAGGGCGCCAACAAGGCCATCATCCACATCTACCTCGCCACCTCCAAGTGCTTCCGGGACATTGTCTTCAACCATTCGCGAGAAGAGGCCCTGGCCAAGGCCGTGGCATGCGCCAAGCACGTGCGAGCCCTGACCAAGGACTCGGACGACCCCGAGTGCAAAAAGACCACCTGGGGTTTTGAGTTCTCCCCCGAGACCTTCTCCGACACCGACGTGGACTACGCCATTGAGGTCTGTGAGGCCGTGAAGGCCGCCTGGGGCCCCTCCGAGGAGAACCCCATCATTTTCAACCTCCCCGCCACCGTCGAAATGGCCACCCCCAACATCTACGCCGACCAGATTGAGTACTTTGCCACCAACATTTCCGAGCGGGAGAAGATTTGCATTTCTCTGCACCCCCACAACGACCGAGGTTGTGCcgtggctgctgccgagctGGGCCAGATGGCCGGAGCCGACCGAGTCGAGGGCTGTCTGTTTGGCAACGGCGAGCGAACCGGAAACGTCGACCTCGTCACTCTGGGTCTGAATTTGTACACCCAGGGCGTGCATCCCAAGATTGACTTCTCCGACATCACCTCGATCATCGACATTGTGGAGCGATGCAACAAGATCCCCGTGCACCCCCGAGCTCCCTACGGCGGCCAGCTGGTGGTGTGTGCCTTCTCCGGCTCTCACCAGgacgccatcaagaagggctTTGCTCGAATCGAAGACGTCAAGGATGAGGTGGCCGAGGGCAAGCGACAGTGGCAGATCCCCTACCTGCCTCTTGACCCCAAGGACATTGGCCGAACCTACGAGGCAGTCATTCGAGTCAATTCGCAGTCCGGCAAGGGAGGAGCCGCCTGGATCATTCTGCGATCTCTGGAGCTCGATCTGCCCCGAGGCCTGCAGGTTGCCTTCTCCAAGGTGGTCcagaaggaggccgaggtggtTGGACAGGAGCTGTCTGCCCAGCAGTTGGTGGATCTCTTTGAGCGAGAGTACGGCGTGTttgaggagcagcagggcaAGTACCAGCTGGACGACTTTGAGGTGAccaacaagtccaaggaggagcgagagCTGACCGGAGCTCTGACCGTCGAGGGCAAGCGAGTCGAGCTCAAGGGTACCGGTAACGGTCCCATTTCGTCCTTCCTGGATgccatcaagaacgccTTTGGCTACAACCTCGAGGTTCTCAACTACCACGAGCACTCCATTGGTAAGGGttccaagaccaaggctgCTACTTACATTGAGCTGGCCTATGAGGAGGACGGCAAGACTTCCAAGCGATGGGGTGTTGGTATTGACGAGGATGTTTCCCAGGCTTCTATTCATGCTATTCTGTCTGCCATGAACGCCATTAGCGAGTCCTACAAGAAATAA